The Fluviispira sanaruensis sequence TAACGATAATTTGAATAATACACAACGTAATAAGTTGAGAAAATGCTTTCTCATCCTGCGTTATAAACTGCGGAATAAGAGCAACATATATAAATAATACTTTCGGGTTCGTGATACAGCATAAAAAGGCTTCACTAAAAAGAGCTTTTTTAGACCGCTCTGCAATAGAATCGGTTAAAGAAAATTTTAGATTGCCTTTGCTCATAAACGATTTAATTCCCAAATAAAATAAATATAAAGCTCCTACTATTTTGAGACCCATAAAGAAATTGGGAGAGATTTTTAAGACACCACCAACACAAAATACAGTGACTGCGGCAAAAAATAATAGAGCAAAAGCAGTACCAGGAACCGCAAATAAAGCGTTATTTAATTTATACTTTAAGCCATTGTTGATCATGAGGACAACATTTGGCCCAGGTGAATAAGCAAGTGCCAAAACTGTCCAAGTGAACAACAAATAAACATTTAAATTTTCCATATATTTCCTTATTAAACTAATTTGTCTTGAAAACGAGCGAGCAAAGGGGTTAAGTTTACATTTTTTATTTCAAAATAGATCCGTTCAATTCCCTTCGACTTTCCTTTGCGTTTGATATGAATATCACCCACATCATACAGAGCTTCGAGGTGAGTGCCACCGCAGGGTATGGAAATACCGTTCATCTGCCAAATTCGACACTCTGGTTCGCCTGGAATTTCGACTATCTCAACTTTGTCTTTATTTTGAATAGAATTCTCTACGAATAACTTAATAAATTTAACATCATCTTCCAGAAATTTTTCGACGCCAACGTCAAAACGTCCACCTTCATTGCCAATAAGACACCCAAAAGTTGTTTCAGGAACAGCGTTTCTCAGTTCAGTCATACCCATATAAACAACATGCGATATTGTGTGACTTATAGTCAATTCACAACGGTTTTTAAGATCAATTTCGACTTCAATCTCACCAGAGTCTGGCAATAAATCAAAATTTTCTTGCGCAAGGGTCAAACGCACTTCACCCTCAACGTTTATC is a genomic window containing:
- a CDS encoding LysE family translocator, which produces MENLNVYLLFTWTVLALAYSPGPNVVLMINNGLKYKLNNALFAVPGTAFALLFFAAVTVFCVGGVLKISPNFFMGLKIVGALYLFYLGIKSFMSKGNLKFSLTDSIAERSKKALFSEAFLCCITNPKVLFIYVALIPQFITQDEKAFSQLITLCIIQIIVTCLSMLTYLLLARKASGFLQNKARYISIFSGLVMCFFAVTLLVSKVG